In Gemmatimonadetes bacterium T265, one DNA window encodes the following:
- a CDS encoding ABC transporter ATP-binding protein codes for MSGAALRLDGVAVDFGDAPGLLPLSLDAAAGERVVVLGASGAGKTTLLRAVAGLAPLRAGRVEVAVGGGALRDVTALPPERRDVVYLHQTPTPFAHLSVAENVAFPLRLRRVRGGELARRVADALALVRLTDLAGRMPHTLSGGQRHRVALARAIIARPAVLLLDEPLAALDPSLRDEVREAIVRAQEEAGPALVLVTHDLDEAGLLAHRVAVLADRRLLQVAPPAELFARPASLAVARLLGVGAEVAGVVEPSGRFVSPLGTWQVPLAAGPAVAVARPDALRLADAGAPGECAADADVLDVRHRARQTTLRVRFVRDGFAPAVVEVAVAPGTSAASGDRVRVASDPHAVVVFPA; via the coding sequence GTGAGCGGCGCCGCGCTCCGCCTCGACGGCGTCGCGGTCGACTTCGGCGACGCGCCGGGGCTGCTCCCCCTCTCGCTCGACGCAGCCGCGGGGGAGCGCGTCGTCGTGTTGGGCGCGTCGGGCGCGGGGAAGACGACGCTGCTCCGTGCCGTCGCGGGGCTCGCGCCGCTGCGCGCGGGGCGCGTCGAGGTCGCCGTCGGCGGCGGCGCGCTGCGCGACGTCACCGCGCTCCCGCCCGAGCGCCGCGATGTGGTCTACCTGCACCAGACGCCGACGCCGTTCGCGCACCTGAGCGTGGCCGAGAACGTCGCATTCCCGCTCCGCCTCCGGCGCGTCCGCGGGGGGGAGCTCGCGCGCCGGGTCGCGGACGCGCTCGCGCTCGTCCGCCTCACCGACCTCGCCGGGCGGATGCCGCACACGTTGAGCGGCGGGCAGCGGCACCGCGTCGCGCTCGCGCGGGCGATCATCGCGCGCCCGGCAGTCCTGCTGCTCGACGAGCCGCTCGCCGCGCTCGACCCGTCGCTGCGGGACGAGGTGCGCGAGGCGATCGTGCGCGCGCAGGAGGAGGCCGGGCCCGCGCTCGTCCTCGTCACGCACGACCTCGACGAGGCCGGGCTCCTCGCGCACCGCGTCGCGGTGCTGGCCGACCGGCGACTGCTGCAGGTCGCCCCACCGGCCGAGCTGTTCGCGCGCCCCGCGTCGCTGGCCGTCGCGCGATTGCTCGGGGTCGGGGCGGAGGTCGCGGGCGTGGTCGAGCCGTCCGGGCGTTTCGTCTCTCCGTTAGGCACCTGGCAGGTGCCGCTCGCTGCCGGGCCGGCCGTCGCGGTCGCGCGCCCGGACGCGCTCCGGCTGGCCGACGCGGGGGCACCCGGGGAATGTGCGGCCGACGCCGACGTGCTCGACGTCCGGCACCGCGCGCGGCAGACCACGCTCCGGGTCCGCTTCGTGCGCGACGGCTTCGCGCCGGCGGTCGTCGAGGTCGCGGTCGCGCCGGGCACGTCGGCCGCGTCCGGCGACCGCGTGCGCGTCGCGTCCGACCCGCACGCGGTCGTCGTCTTCCCGGCGTGA
- a CDS encoding ABC transporter substrate-binding protein, with translation MPSAVAPTARRPRVCTARRLATGLAAALAVAGVACAGRDAPGAARLTPAQAAALPWDSVVARARGTAVVWTMWRGDPSINRYVDTWVAPRLRQRYGITLTTVEGQGADLVNNLVVERDAGRTVGTTSLVWINGEAFANLRRADLLFGPWAGRAPNGAYVDSASPIVRRDFEQDPAGYESPWGTVQFALIYDTARTPRPPRTYGELGAYVRAHPGRFVHDQSFTGLTFLKGLMYARAGGVRRFQGGFREGDYAAGREAVFAWIDSNRAAFWHGGVTYPAGVAELHRLFANGEIDFTMSNNQNDVVTKVRQGVLPRSARAFLLAEGTIANAHYLAVPFNAPNPAGAMVVADFLLSPEAQFEKQKPEVWDDGTVLARARLPAEWRARFDSVARSANAIPADTLAAYARPEVAPQYSERLLADWRTRVRGR, from the coding sequence GTGCCGTCCGCCGTCGCTCCGACCGCCCGCCGCCCCCGCGTCTGCACGGCGCGTCGCCTCGCGACCGGACTCGCCGCCGCGCTCGCCGTCGCCGGCGTCGCGTGCGCCGGGCGCGACGCGCCCGGCGCGGCCCGGCTCACCCCCGCGCAGGCCGCCGCCCTCCCCTGGGACTCGGTCGTCGCGCGCGCGCGCGGAACGGCCGTGGTCTGGACGATGTGGCGCGGCGACCCGTCGATCAACCGGTACGTCGACACGTGGGTCGCGCCCCGCCTCCGGCAGCGCTACGGCATCACGCTGACGACGGTCGAGGGGCAGGGCGCGGACCTCGTCAACAACCTCGTCGTCGAGCGCGACGCGGGCCGCACGGTCGGCACGACGAGCCTCGTCTGGATCAACGGCGAGGCGTTCGCGAACTTGCGGAGGGCGGACTTGCTCTTCGGGCCGTGGGCGGGGCGCGCGCCCAACGGCGCGTACGTCGACAGCGCGTCGCCGATCGTCCGCCGCGACTTCGAGCAGGATCCGGCCGGGTACGAGAGTCCGTGGGGCACGGTGCAGTTCGCGCTCATTTACGACACCGCGCGCACGCCGCGGCCGCCGCGCACCTACGGCGAGCTCGGCGCCTACGTCCGCGCCCACCCGGGGCGGTTCGTGCACGACCAGAGCTTCACCGGGCTCACCTTCCTCAAGGGGCTGATGTACGCGCGCGCCGGCGGCGTGCGGCGCTTTCAGGGCGGCTTCCGCGAGGGCGACTACGCGGCGGGGCGCGAGGCGGTCTTCGCCTGGATCGACTCCAACCGGGCCGCGTTCTGGCACGGGGGCGTGACGTACCCGGCGGGCGTGGCGGAGCTGCACCGGCTGTTCGCCAACGGCGAGATCGACTTCACGATGAGCAACAACCAGAACGACGTCGTCACGAAGGTGCGGCAGGGCGTCCTGCCGCGCAGTGCGCGCGCGTTCCTGCTCGCCGAGGGCACGATCGCCAACGCGCACTACCTCGCGGTCCCGTTCAACGCGCCGAACCCCGCGGGGGCGATGGTCGTCGCCGACTTTCTGCTCTCGCCCGAGGCGCAGTTCGAGAAGCAGAAGCCCGAGGTCTGGGACGACGGTACGGTGCTCGCCCGCGCGCGGCTGCCCGCCGAGTGGCGCGCGCGCTTCGACTCGGTCGCCCGCTCGGCGAACGCGATCCCGGCCGACACGCTCGCGGCGTACGCGCGCCCCGAAGTCGCGCCGCAGTACAGCGAGCGGCTGCTCGCCGACTGGCGGACGCGGGTGCGGGGGCGGTGA
- a CDS encoding pyridine nucleotide-disulfide oxidoreductase — translation MTRRLVLVGGGHAHLEVLRAAAARPFAAELVLVSPYARQVYSGMMPAELRGVWDESALAVDLPALCRAAGARFVEGAAVRLDVSPHAVAVHAAGATLAGDLLSLDVGAAPAALDVPGAREHAYRVRPLAAWRALVARLAALAVPDDGPLACCVVGGGAAGVELSLAVVARAGAAGRGTAVTVVEGGPALLPSWGRQADRVRRLLERRGVRVRTGTAVVRVGPDAVTLADRTRVPSALTVWVPGAAALPLAREAGLPVDDRGYLRVDATLRAADGSPVWGAGDGVALAGAAWVPKAGVYAVREAPVLAHNLRVAADGSGDGFRRYTPQRHFLAALDTADGRAFVRWRGVTSHSRAALALKRAIDLRFVRRYQAVYQAVAGG, via the coding sequence GTGACGCGCCGCCTGGTGCTCGTCGGTGGCGGCCACGCACATCTGGAGGTCCTGCGCGCCGCCGCGGCGCGCCCGTTCGCGGCCGAGCTCGTACTCGTCTCGCCGTACGCACGGCAGGTGTACTCGGGGATGATGCCGGCCGAGCTGCGCGGCGTGTGGGACGAGTCGGCGCTCGCCGTCGACCTGCCGGCGCTCTGCCGCGCGGCCGGCGCGCGGTTCGTCGAGGGCGCGGCGGTGCGGCTGGACGTTTCGCCGCACGCCGTGGCGGTGCACGCCGCGGGCGCGACGCTCGCCGGCGACCTGCTCTCGCTCGACGTCGGCGCGGCGCCCGCGGCGCTCGACGTCCCGGGCGCGCGCGAGCACGCCTACCGCGTCCGCCCGCTCGCGGCGTGGCGCGCGCTCGTGGCGCGGCTCGCGGCGCTCGCGGTGCCTGACGACGGCCCGCTCGCGTGTTGCGTCGTCGGCGGGGGGGCGGCGGGCGTCGAGCTGTCGCTCGCCGTGGTGGCGCGCGCGGGCGCGGCCGGGCGCGGCACCGCGGTGACCGTCGTCGAGGGCGGGCCCGCGCTGCTGCCGAGTTGGGGGCGGCAGGCGGATCGCGTCCGGCGGCTGCTCGAACGGCGCGGCGTGCGCGTCCGCACGGGGACCGCGGTCGTGCGCGTCGGCCCGGACGCGGTCACGCTCGCGGACCGCACGCGCGTCCCGTCGGCGCTGACGGTGTGGGTGCCGGGCGCGGCCGCGCTGCCGCTCGCGCGCGAGGCGGGGCTGCCGGTCGACGACCGTGGCTACCTGCGCGTCGACGCGACCCTGCGCGCCGCCGACGGCTCGCCCGTCTGGGGCGCGGGCGACGGCGTCGCGCTCGCGGGCGCCGCGTGGGTGCCCAAGGCCGGCGTCTATGCGGTGCGCGAGGCGCCCGTGCTCGCGCACAACCTGCGCGTCGCGGCCGACGGGTCGGGCGACGGGTTCCGGCGATACACGCCGCAGCGGCACTTCCTCGCTGCGCTCGATACGGCGGACGGGCGTGCGTTCGTCCGCTGGCGCGGGGTGACGAGCCACTCGCGCGCGGCGCTCGCGCTCAAGCGCGCCATCGACCTGCGGTTCGTGCGGCGGTACCAGGCAGTCTACCAGGCGGTCGCGGGAGGCTGA
- the lpdA-4 gene encoding mercuric reductase yields MTAPPVGGRPGAPHTTLLAGDAADERLLAQVHPAGWRNPTPAPRYHLVVVGAGTGGLVTAAAAAGLGARVALVERSLMGGDCLNVGCVPSKSVIRAARAWQDARAAAERFGGPRAEGDGDFAAVMERLRGVRAGLAPVDGAPRFRGLGVDVFLGDARFVGPDAVEVDGARLAFRRAVIAAGARAAVPDVPGLRDSAYYTNETIFSLARRPAHLVVLGAGPIGCELAQAFARLGARVTLLDRGTRVLDRDDAEAAAIVERALTRDGVAVVHGAELTRVDARGAESTLHVRQGGRERTFDTDALLVAVGRAPNVDGLGLEAAGVRYDARRGVAVDDRLRTSNRRVYAVGDVCSALKFTHAADFQARLVVQNALFFGRGRASALVTPWVTYTSPEVAQVGLTRETAATARVAVDEVTVPFAEVDRAVIDDETEGFCRVLLARGSGRIVGATLVGAHAGETIGEVTLAMTNRLGLGAIGRTMHPYPTQSEALRKAADAWARRKLTPRVQGLFAGYFRVVR; encoded by the coding sequence GTGACGGCGCCGCCGGTCGGCGGCCGCCCGGGCGCGCCGCACACCACGTTGCTCGCCGGCGACGCGGCCGACGAGCGGCTCCTCGCGCAGGTCCACCCCGCCGGGTGGCGGAACCCGACGCCCGCGCCGCGCTACCACCTCGTCGTCGTCGGCGCCGGCACGGGCGGGCTCGTCACCGCCGCCGCGGCCGCCGGCCTCGGGGCGCGCGTCGCCCTCGTCGAGCGGTCGCTCATGGGGGGCGACTGCCTCAACGTGGGCTGCGTGCCGTCGAAGAGCGTGATCCGCGCGGCGCGCGCGTGGCAGGACGCGCGCGCGGCGGCCGAGCGGTTCGGCGGGCCGCGGGCGGAGGGGGACGGCGACTTCGCGGCCGTGATGGAGCGGCTGCGCGGCGTCCGCGCGGGCCTCGCGCCGGTCGACGGCGCGCCACGCTTCCGGGGCCTCGGCGTCGACGTCTTCCTCGGCGACGCACGCTTCGTCGGGCCGGACGCGGTCGAGGTGGACGGCGCGCGGCTCGCGTTCCGCCGCGCCGTGATCGCGGCCGGCGCGCGCGCCGCGGTGCCCGACGTGCCGGGGCTGCGCGACTCGGCGTACTACACGAACGAGACGATCTTCTCGCTCGCCCGCCGCCCCGCGCACCTCGTCGTGTTAGGCGCGGGCCCGATCGGGTGCGAGCTGGCGCAGGCGTTCGCCCGGCTCGGCGCGCGCGTGACGCTGCTCGACCGCGGGACGCGCGTGCTCGACCGCGACGACGCCGAGGCGGCCGCGATCGTCGAGCGGGCGCTGACGCGCGACGGCGTGGCGGTCGTCCACGGCGCGGAGCTCACCCGGGTCGACGCGCGCGGGGCAGAGTCGACGCTTCACGTGCGTCAGGGTGGACGCGAGCGCACATTCGACACGGACGCGCTGCTCGTCGCGGTCGGCCGCGCGCCCAACGTGGACGGGCTCGGGCTGGAGGCGGCCGGGGTGCGCTACGACGCGCGGCGCGGCGTCGCGGTCGACGACAGGCTGCGCACGAGCAACCGGCGCGTCTACGCGGTCGGCGACGTGTGCTCCGCGCTCAAGTTCACGCACGCGGCCGACTTCCAGGCGCGGCTCGTCGTGCAGAACGCGCTCTTCTTCGGCCGCGGCCGCGCGAGCGCGCTCGTCACGCCGTGGGTCACGTACACGAGCCCCGAGGTCGCGCAGGTCGGCCTCACGCGCGAGACGGCCGCGACCGCGCGCGTGGCCGTCGACGAGGTCACGGTGCCGTTCGCCGAGGTCGACCGCGCGGTGATCGACGACGAAACCGAGGGCTTCTGCCGCGTGCTGCTCGCGCGGGGGAGCGGCCGGATCGTCGGCGCGACGCTCGTCGGCGCACACGCGGGCGAGACGATCGGCGAGGTCACGCTCGCGATGACCAACCGGCTCGGCCTCGGCGCGATCGGGCGGACGATGCACCCCTACCCGACGCAGAGCGAGGCGCTGCGGAAGGCGGCGGACGCGTGGGCCCGGCGGAAGCTCACGCCGCGGGTGCAGGGGCTGTTCGCAGGGTACTTCCGGGTCGTGCGCTGA
- a CDS encoding hypothetical protein (possible pseudo due to internal stop codon): MSARPARAGLLVLLLLSAVVPFALLTVWSVAATWFYPALLPAGLTVESWRQVAGGDLGGAAGRSVALGIGTAAVGTAVGLPVGRSLARLRGWPRHAGAALAFLPVTAPPVALGVGVQYFFLRLGLGGTGAGVLLAHAVPAAGYLSLYFLGVFAAYDPGAEEEARTLGATAWQAVRLVTLPALRRQVAEAAALGFLVSWAQVALTQLVGGGLVRTLPTEVFSYVRSGQDRFAATGALLLSVPPLLALAAARVAARRSAVPPS, from the coding sequence GTGAGTGCCCGGCCCGCCCGGGCGGGGCTCCTCGTGCTGCTCCTCCTCTCGGCCGTCGTCCCGTTCGCGCTGCTCACCGTCTGGTCGGTCGCAGCAACGTGGTTCTACCCCGCCCTCCTCCCTGCGGGGCTCACGGTCGAGAGCTGGCGGCAGGTGGCGGGCGGCGACCTCGGCGGGGCGGCGGGGCGGAGCGTCGCGTTAGGCATCGGCACGGCCGCGGTCGGGACCGCGGTCGGCCTCCCGGTCGGGCGCTCGCTCGCGCGGCTCCGCGGGTGGCCGCGGCACGCCGGCGCGGCGCTCGCCTTCCTTCCGGTCACGGCCCCGCCGGTCGCGCTCGGGGTCGGCGTGCAGTACTTCTTCCTCCGCCTCGGGCTCGGTGGCACGGGCGCGGGCGTGCTGCTCGCGCACGCGGTGCCGGCGGCGGGCTACCTCTCGCTCTACTTTCTCGGCGTGTTCGCCGCCTACGACCCGGGCGCCGAGGAGGAGGCCCGCACCCTCGGCGCGACGGCGTGGCAGGCGGTCCGCCTCGTCACGCTCCCCGCGCTCCGCCGGCAGGTCGCGGAGGCGGCCGCGTTAGGCTTTCTCGTCAGCTGGGCACAGGTCGCGCTCACGCAACTCGTCGGGGGTGGGCTCGTGCGCACGCTCCCGACGGAGGTGTTCTCGTACGTGCGCTCCGGGCAGGACCGGTTCGCCGCCACGGGCGCGCTGCTGCTGAGCGTGCCGCCGCTGCTCGCGCTCGCCGCGGCCCGCGTGGCCGCACGGCGGAGCGCGGTGCCGCCGTCGTGA
- a CDS encoding membrane protein → MFDVFLRALKDRLLEPLARLLGPGVPPNLVTLLAFVVGLACGAAAYRQAYGAALALWAANRLLDGLDGTLARVHGRQTDFGGYLDILLDFAVYAAVPTGLALGRPTTVTLAACVALLGSFFVNAASWMYLSAVLERRAAGAEARGERTTVTMPPGLVAGAETVVFYALFLAIPGRTPELFGLMAALVYVTVGRRVWWARRNLSARG, encoded by the coding sequence GTGTTCGACGTCTTCCTCCGCGCCCTCAAGGACCGCCTGCTCGAGCCGCTCGCGCGCCTGCTCGGCCCGGGCGTGCCGCCGAACCTCGTCACGCTGCTCGCCTTCGTCGTCGGGCTCGCGTGCGGCGCCGCGGCCTACCGCCAGGCGTACGGTGCGGCGCTCGCCCTCTGGGCCGCCAACCGCCTGCTCGACGGGCTCGACGGCACGCTCGCCCGCGTGCACGGCCGGCAGACCGACTTCGGCGGCTACCTCGACATCCTGCTCGACTTCGCCGTCTACGCCGCGGTGCCGACCGGGCTCGCGCTCGGCCGGCCGACGACCGTGACGCTCGCGGCGTGCGTCGCGCTGCTCGGCTCGTTCTTCGTCAACGCGGCGTCGTGGATGTACCTGTCCGCCGTGCTCGAACGACGCGCCGCGGGGGCCGAGGCGCGCGGCGAGCGCACGACCGTGACGATGCCCCCGGGCCTCGTTGCGGGCGCGGAGACAGTCGTCTTCTACGCGCTCTTCCTCGCCATCCCCGGGCGCACGCCCGAGCTGTTCGGCCTCATGGCGGCGCTCGTCTACGTCACCGTCGGGCGGCGCGTCTGGTGGGCCCGGCGCAACCTCAGCGCGCGCGGCTGA
- a CDS encoding TonB-dependent receptor, with product MTARRTPFLPARGAPAAAVVCAALGAVAAGARAARAQATVAGTVRQPNGAPVAGAAVVVDGGTDTTRTDARGRFRLAVPPGAAGTLRASREGFSAASARFAVTAEGATRDVTLVLPALGQLAGVTVRAAAATDPVALRPLLDSVTATTGGSLSYAELRVLPTDNRDPLALAFTVPGAAQANGFFDTAAELTLLGSNSLYTQYYLDGFDNNEGVLGGPRIDLPLSALRRLDVRTSTYDVVLGRSFNGVVNEETLGGGDAWHGEAFVYGRPGGNFDARQAVLPPNTTAGYRRAQFGASLGGPLRGGLTRVFGAAEYSDETQDQPIATGYGNATGAVERRHTKLFGRLDQQWSATQSTTVHAAFSDGQFIGRGAGVTTPEADNEQNRLGALLGASHQSDLGPATRNVFGAQVAGYHWYYPPTRSALTTPQVTILSARNVDSTLAVVGASGFQYDSREVQVNLKDTFTHQAGAHGLSVGVDVIRGQFRLEGAATNLAGAYAVVDTGQIKVTGRLPTFADVPANSPVYSYSVDAAPQYITGSQTVYGAYAQDRWDVSPSVTFTYGLRWDYDDLTSRGASKADLTNFQPRTALNWRPDARTVVRGGFGVYSGKLPYTIYSDAIQFGPRGTAYVTFYNDSTNYLKYGSPPPASARGAAAAALPPREIRAFFADGLKSPRSYQTSAGFERTFGPAWGLSVDGIWVNTINLPRLYDLNAVGRLIGPGDTTNVAPTAGDAYRPVAPVNGSYRALTTTQTAGRSTYLALDVTGRHQFSRAFTADASYVLSRARNNTEDINFASSNGENDFRGEYADAVNDRRHKVNVRGFYRLDRVRLSAVVDYQTGTPINRVANLDLLGTGGSYGDTFIRNQQRFSGVPRDGERLPAAFEVNPGVAYLLPTTGGATLELRAEAFNLLNRANYSGFPSGLAYLDPRTQVGRPGDPVVYGVSGRPRQLQFSARYVF from the coding sequence GTGACCGCTCGCCGCACCCCGTTCCTCCCCGCCCGCGGCGCGCCCGCGGCCGCCGTCGTCTGCGCCGCCCTCGGCGCCGTGGCCGCCGGCGCGCGCGCCGCGCGGGCCCAGGCCACCGTCGCCGGCACGGTCCGACAGCCGAACGGCGCCCCGGTCGCCGGCGCGGCCGTGGTCGTCGACGGCGGGACCGACACGACGCGCACGGACGCGCGCGGCCGCTTCCGCCTCGCCGTGCCCCCCGGCGCCGCCGGTACCCTGCGCGCCTCGCGCGAGGGCTTCAGCGCCGCATCGGCCCGCTTCGCCGTGACGGCCGAGGGGGCGACGCGCGACGTCACGCTCGTCCTGCCCGCGCTCGGACAGCTCGCCGGCGTGACGGTGCGCGCGGCGGCGGCGACGGACCCCGTGGCACTTCGCCCGCTGCTCGACTCAGTCACGGCGACGACCGGCGGGTCGCTTTCGTACGCCGAACTCCGCGTGCTGCCGACCGACAACCGCGACCCGCTCGCGCTCGCGTTCACCGTGCCGGGCGCGGCGCAGGCGAACGGCTTCTTCGACACCGCGGCCGAGCTCACGCTCCTCGGCTCCAACTCGCTCTACACCCAGTACTACCTCGACGGGTTCGACAACAACGAGGGCGTGCTCGGCGGCCCGCGCATCGACCTGCCGCTCTCCGCGCTACGCCGCCTGGACGTGCGGACGTCGACCTACGACGTCGTGCTCGGCCGCTCGTTCAACGGCGTCGTGAACGAGGAGACGCTCGGCGGCGGCGACGCGTGGCACGGCGAGGCGTTCGTCTACGGCCGCCCGGGCGGCAACTTCGACGCGCGGCAGGCCGTGCTCCCGCCCAACACGACGGCCGGCTACCGGCGCGCGCAGTTCGGCGCGTCGTTAGGCGGACCGCTGCGCGGCGGCCTCACGCGCGTCTTCGGCGCGGCGGAGTACTCGGACGAGACGCAGGACCAGCCGATCGCGACCGGCTACGGCAACGCGACCGGCGCGGTCGAGCGCCGGCACACGAAGCTGTTCGGCCGCCTCGACCAGCAGTGGAGTGCGACGCAGAGCACGACCGTCCACGCCGCGTTCAGCGACGGGCAGTTCATCGGCCGCGGCGCGGGCGTGACGACGCCCGAGGCCGACAACGAGCAGAACCGCCTCGGCGCGCTGCTCGGCGCGTCGCACCAGAGCGACCTCGGGCCCGCGACGCGCAACGTGTTCGGCGCGCAGGTCGCCGGCTACCACTGGTACTACCCGCCGACGCGGAGCGCGCTGACGACGCCGCAGGTCACGATCCTCAGCGCGCGCAACGTCGACTCCACGCTCGCCGTCGTCGGCGCGAGCGGGTTCCAGTACGACTCGCGCGAGGTCCAGGTCAACCTCAAGGACACATTCACCCACCAGGCCGGCGCGCACGGCCTCTCGGTCGGCGTCGACGTGATCCGCGGGCAGTTCCGCCTCGAGGGCGCGGCCACCAACCTCGCGGGCGCGTACGCGGTCGTCGACACGGGGCAGATCAAAGTCACCGGCCGCCTGCCCACGTTCGCCGACGTGCCGGCCAACTCGCCCGTCTACAGCTACTCGGTCGACGCCGCGCCGCAGTACATCACCGGCTCGCAGACGGTCTACGGCGCGTACGCGCAGGACCGCTGGGACGTGTCGCCGTCGGTCACGTTCACCTACGGGCTGCGCTGGGACTACGACGACCTCACCTCGCGCGGCGCGAGCAAGGCCGACCTGACGAACTTCCAGCCGCGCACCGCGCTCAACTGGCGCCCCGACGCGCGCACAGTCGTCCGCGGCGGGTTCGGCGTGTACTCGGGCAAGCTGCCGTACACGATCTACTCCGACGCCATCCAGTTCGGGCCGCGCGGCACGGCGTACGTCACGTTCTACAACGACAGCACCAACTACCTCAAGTACGGCAGCCCGCCGCCGGCGAGCGCACGCGGCGCCGCGGCCGCCGCGCTGCCGCCGCGCGAGATCCGCGCGTTCTTCGCCGACGGCCTCAAGAGCCCGCGCAGCTACCAGACGTCCGCCGGCTTCGAGCGCACGTTCGGGCCCGCGTGGGGGCTGTCGGTCGACGGGATCTGGGTGAACACGATCAACCTGCCGCGCCTGTACGACCTGAACGCGGTCGGACGCCTCATCGGCCCGGGCGACACGACGAACGTCGCCCCGACCGCGGGCGACGCGTACCGCCCCGTCGCTCCGGTCAACGGCTCGTACCGCGCCCTGACGACGACGCAGACCGCGGGGCGGAGCACCTACCTCGCGCTCGACGTCACCGGGCGGCACCAGTTCAGCCGCGCGTTCACGGCCGACGCGAGCTACGTGCTCTCGCGCGCGCGCAACAACACCGAGGACATCAACTTCGCGTCGAGCAACGGCGAGAACGACTTCCGCGGCGAGTACGCCGACGCGGTCAACGACCGGCGCCACAAGGTGAACGTGCGCGGGTTCTACCGGCTCGACCGCGTGCGGCTCAGCGCGGTCGTCGACTACCAGACGGGCACGCCGATCAACCGCGTGGCGAACCTCGATCTGTTAGGCACCGGCGGGAGCTACGGCGACACGTTCATCCGCAACCAGCAGCGGTTCTCCGGCGTCCCGCGCGACGGCGAGCGGCTGCCGGCCGCGTTCGAGGTGAACCCGGGCGTCGCCTACCTGCTCCCCACGACCGGCGGCGCGACGCTCGAGTTGCGGGCCGAGGCGTTCAACCTGCTCAACCGCGCGAACTACTCGGGGTTCCCGAGCGGGCTCGCGTACCTCGACCCGCGCACGCAGGTGGGGCGCCCGGGCGACCCGGTCGTCTACGGCGTGTCGGGCCGGCCGCGTCAGCTGCAGTTCTCGGCGCGGTACGTGTTTTAG
- a CDS encoding arsenite S-adenosylmethyltransferase, with the protein MAMTTDPLAGGALTSTVRERYGKAALRVAEGQESAASCCGPVNSCCGGDAFAGTVDPITSNLYATGQTDELPAAAVLASLGCGNPTALAELREGETVLDLGSGGGIDVLLSARRVGPTGKAYGLDMTDEMLALARRNQAEAGVANVEFLKGQIEQIPLPDASVDVVISNCVVNLSGDKARVLREAFRVLKPGGRFAVSDVVVQGTLPAELKRSMELWVGCVAGALEDAEFVRLLTKAGFEEPSVEMTRTYDVEDARAFLANAGVDVDRAAREVAGRVGAAFVRARRPAAPVSAEPPNACCGPTCCA; encoded by the coding sequence ATGGCTATGACAACCGACCCGCTCGCCGGCGGCGCGCTCACGTCCACCGTGCGTGAGCGCTACGGCAAGGCGGCGCTGCGCGTCGCCGAGGGCCAGGAGAGCGCGGCGTCGTGCTGCGGCCCCGTGAACAGCTGCTGCGGCGGCGACGCGTTCGCGGGCACGGTCGACCCGATCACGTCCAACCTGTACGCGACCGGCCAGACCGACGAGCTCCCCGCGGCCGCCGTGCTCGCCTCGCTCGGCTGCGGCAACCCGACCGCGCTCGCCGAACTGCGCGAGGGCGAGACGGTACTCGACCTCGGCTCGGGCGGCGGGATCGACGTGCTCCTCTCGGCGCGGCGCGTCGGACCGACGGGGAAGGCGTACGGGCTCGACATGACCGACGAGATGCTCGCGCTCGCGCGGCGGAACCAGGCCGAGGCGGGCGTCGCGAACGTCGAGTTCCTGAAAGGGCAGATCGAGCAGATCCCGCTCCCCGACGCGAGCGTCGACGTGGTCATCTCCAACTGCGTCGTGAACCTCTCGGGCGACAAGGCGCGGGTCCTCCGCGAGGCGTTCCGCGTGCTGAAGCCCGGCGGGCGCTTCGCCGTGAGCGACGTCGTCGTGCAGGGAACGCTGCCGGCCGAGCTCAAGCGGAGCATGGAGCTGTGGGTCGGGTGCGTGGCCGGGGCGCTCGAGGACGCGGAGTTCGTGCGCCTGCTGACCAAGGCCGGCTTCGAGGAGCCGTCGGTCGAGATGACGCGCACCTACGACGTCGAGGACGCGCGGGCGTTCCTCGCCAACGCGGGGGTCGACGTCGATCGCGCCGCGCGCGAGGTGGCCGGGCGCGTGGGCGCGGCGTTCGTGCGGGCGCGCAGGCCGGCGGCGCCGGTGAGCGCCGAGCCGCCTAACGCGTGCTGCGGGCCGACGTGCTGCGCGTGA